The following are from one region of the Microbacterium paraoxydans genome:
- the cydB gene encoding cytochrome d ubiquinol oxidase subunit II, whose product MDLATIWFWVVAFLFVGYFVLDGFDFGVGMSLPFLGKNDVSRRQVINTIGPVWDLNETWVIVAGASLFASFPEWYATLFSGFYLPLLLILLALILRGVSFEYRHQRESRKWKQGFDRMIVIGSVVPALLWGVAFGNIVQGVAIDENHIYVGGFFSLLNPYALLVGVTTLLLFFLHGVLFVALKTDGQVHEDAQKLAKKAAIPTILVAAATVIWTVAIAMGREAPLLWLVIGAGALAAVSLIAAVGFSLVRREGWAFFSGMLTVMFAVVMLFSALFPFVMPSTIDPAYSLTIANASSTPYTLQIMSWTALIALPLVIAYQTWTYWVFRKRVTRRSIEGAPAHA is encoded by the coding sequence ATGGATCTCGCAACGATCTGGTTCTGGGTGGTCGCCTTCCTGTTCGTCGGCTACTTCGTCCTCGACGGGTTCGACTTCGGTGTGGGCATGTCGCTGCCGTTCCTCGGCAAGAACGACGTGTCCCGCCGGCAGGTCATCAACACGATCGGCCCCGTGTGGGACCTCAACGAGACGTGGGTCATCGTGGCCGGAGCCTCGCTGTTCGCCTCGTTCCCCGAGTGGTACGCCACGCTGTTCAGCGGGTTCTACCTGCCGCTGCTGCTCATCCTGCTCGCGCTCATCCTCCGCGGCGTCTCTTTCGAGTACCGCCATCAGCGGGAGAGTCGCAAGTGGAAGCAGGGCTTCGACCGGATGATCGTGATCGGGTCGGTCGTCCCGGCACTGCTCTGGGGCGTCGCCTTCGGGAACATCGTGCAGGGGGTGGCGATCGATGAGAACCACATCTACGTCGGCGGCTTCTTCTCGCTGCTCAACCCGTATGCGCTGCTGGTCGGCGTGACGACCCTGCTGCTCTTCTTCCTGCACGGCGTGCTGTTCGTCGCGCTGAAGACGGACGGCCAGGTGCACGAGGACGCGCAGAAGCTCGCGAAGAAGGCCGCCATCCCGACGATCCTCGTCGCCGCCGCGACGGTGATCTGGACGGTCGCGATCGCGATGGGCCGCGAGGCTCCGCTGCTCTGGCTCGTCATCGGAGCCGGTGCGCTCGCAGCGGTCAGCCTGATCGCGGCGGTCGGCTTCTCGCTGGTCCGCCGCGAGGGGTGGGCGTTCTTCTCCGGCATGCTCACGGTCATGTTCGCCGTCGTCATGCTGTTCTCCGCCCTGTTCCCGTTCGTCATGCCGTCGACCATCGATCCGGCGTACAGCCTCACGATCGCCAACGCGTCCAGCACTCCGTATACGCTGCAGATCATGAGCTGGACCGCGCTGATCGCCCTTCCGCTGGTCATCGCGTACCAGACCTGGACCTACTGGGTGTTCCGCAAGCGCGTCACCCGCCGGTCGATCGAGGGGGCTCCGGCGCACGCGTGA
- a CDS encoding GntR family transcriptional regulator: protein MDATPSESGSTLHTHAVDSQRRAAALGEGNRVLSRTQKVYVALRDDIVRTRLAPGEVVIEPELAARFGVSKTPVREALQILVVEGLVVALPRRGYVVRPLGISEVREVLDLRLIIEPPMAAGATRYGNEAFVEELSSILDAQRSGSGTAELTDAARAFHECILGAARNARAKTLMSGLFDETTRSHHLIPAIDARIHSDVENNGHQQVLEAIRTGDPRAAEEAMRRHLVELREFVLQAFLEA from the coding sequence ATGGACGCGACGCCCAGCGAATCCGGCTCGACCCTGCACACGCATGCCGTCGACAGCCAGCGCCGTGCCGCAGCCCTCGGTGAGGGGAATCGGGTGCTGTCCCGCACGCAGAAGGTGTACGTGGCGCTTCGGGACGACATCGTCCGCACGCGGCTCGCGCCGGGCGAGGTCGTCATCGAACCCGAGCTGGCCGCGCGGTTCGGGGTGTCGAAGACGCCGGTGCGGGAGGCACTGCAGATCCTCGTCGTCGAAGGGCTCGTCGTCGCGCTCCCTCGTCGCGGTTACGTCGTCCGCCCGCTGGGTATCAGCGAGGTGCGCGAGGTGCTCGACCTGCGGTTGATCATCGAACCGCCGATGGCGGCAGGGGCGACGCGCTACGGCAACGAGGCCTTCGTCGAGGAGCTCAGCTCGATCCTGGACGCGCAGCGCAGCGGCTCCGGTACGGCGGAGCTGACCGATGCGGCCCGCGCGTTCCACGAGTGCATCCTCGGCGCGGCACGCAACGCTCGGGCGAAGACGCTCATGAGCGGACTGTTCGACGAGACGACGCGGAGTCATCACCTGATCCCGGCGATCGATGCACGCATCCACTCGGACGTCGAGAACAACGGGCACCAGCAGGTGCTCGAAGCGATCCGCACCGGCGATCCGCGGGCGGCCGAGGAGGCCATGCGCCGACACCTCGTCGAGCTGCGGGAGTTCGTCCTCCAGGCGTTCCTCGAAGCCTGA
- the cydD gene encoding thiol reductant ABC exporter subunit CydD gives MKPVDPRLLRYAAAARGFLLASAAIGVFQTAVTIAFAWLLTEAVVGAIAGRDVTTTLVWLLGTALVRGLLIAASDAAGTQAAARTGMQLRAALVAAVGRLGPGWLAQRNQTQIAVTAGHGLEALDAYFARYIPQLVLTVIATPVLVAVMWWQDWPSGLTAVITLPLIPLFLILIGIATRTVQRKQWQTLQHLAARFADTVQGLSTLRLFGRDRRAADRIEVTADEYRRETMKVLRFSFLSGFAMELLSSLAVALIAVAVGFRLLSGDLSLEVGLFVLLLAPEAFLPIRQVGVQFHAAAEGVAATEDVFDVLDAARDRDRGGVRPHDLGTDARPNPVDSSGSRGQVVRTERRGLVVEGLRVRDLPPVSFVAEPGTVTLIEGPSGSGKSSLLAALRGAVDSTGSATWGGRDVAELAPSDWLAWAGQTPGLMRGTVAENVALGDGSPDLARVRRALDAACAEGVEADRVLGVQGAGLSGGQAQRVAVARALYRHDAMPERLLALDEPSSALDADTEERLWRSLRTRADAGATVLLVSHRRSARDIADRIVALGVSA, from the coding sequence GTGAAACCCGTCGATCCGAGGCTGCTCCGATACGCGGCCGCCGCCCGGGGGTTCCTCCTGGCGTCGGCCGCGATCGGCGTCTTCCAGACCGCGGTGACGATCGCCTTCGCGTGGCTGCTCACCGAGGCGGTCGTGGGGGCCATCGCGGGGCGCGACGTCACCACGACCCTGGTCTGGCTGCTCGGGACCGCCCTCGTGCGGGGTCTGCTCATCGCGGCCTCCGACGCCGCGGGCACGCAGGCCGCCGCCCGCACCGGGATGCAGCTGCGCGCGGCGCTCGTCGCGGCCGTCGGACGCCTCGGCCCGGGGTGGCTCGCCCAGCGCAACCAGACGCAGATCGCCGTCACCGCCGGTCACGGCCTGGAAGCCCTCGACGCATACTTCGCGCGGTACATCCCGCAGCTCGTGCTCACCGTCATCGCGACGCCGGTGCTCGTCGCGGTCATGTGGTGGCAGGACTGGCCGAGCGGGCTCACCGCCGTCATCACCCTGCCGCTCATCCCGCTTTTCCTCATCCTCATCGGGATCGCGACCCGCACGGTGCAGAGGAAGCAGTGGCAGACGCTGCAGCACCTCGCCGCCCGCTTCGCCGACACGGTGCAGGGGCTGTCGACGCTGCGGCTGTTCGGCCGGGACCGTCGGGCAGCCGACCGCATCGAGGTGACCGCCGACGAGTACCGCCGCGAGACCATGAAGGTGCTGCGGTTCTCGTTCCTCTCCGGGTTCGCGATGGAGCTGCTGTCGTCACTCGCGGTCGCGCTCATCGCGGTCGCGGTCGGGTTCCGGCTGCTGTCGGGCGACCTGAGTCTGGAGGTCGGTCTCTTCGTGCTGCTGCTCGCCCCGGAGGCCTTCCTCCCCATCCGTCAGGTGGGCGTGCAGTTCCACGCGGCGGCCGAAGGCGTCGCGGCCACGGAAGACGTGTTCGACGTGCTGGATGCGGCGCGCGACCGGGACCGGGGCGGCGTGCGCCCGCACGACCTCGGCACGGATGCACGACCGAACCCCGTGGACTCGTCCGGCAGCCGTGGCCAGGTCGTGCGGACGGAACGGCGGGGACTCGTGGTCGAGGGACTCCGCGTGCGAGACCTGCCGCCGGTGTCGTTCGTCGCGGAGCCGGGGACGGTGACCCTGATCGAGGGGCCGAGCGGCTCCGGGAAGTCGAGTCTGCTCGCCGCTCTCCGCGGGGCGGTGGACTCCACGGGCTCCGCGACCTGGGGCGGACGGGACGTCGCCGAACTCGCGCCGTCCGACTGGCTCGCCTGGGCCGGGCAGACGCCGGGGCTGATGCGGGGCACGGTCGCGGAGAACGTCGCCCTCGGCGATGGGTCTCCCGACCTCGCCCGTGTGCGCCGGGCGCTCGACGCCGCGTGCGCCGAGGGCGTCGAGGCCGACCGCGTGCTGGGCGTGCAGGGCGCAGGGCTGTCGGGAGGACAGGCGCAGCGCGTCGCGGTGGCCAGAGCGCTGTACCGCCACGACGCAATGCCGGAGCGGCTGCTCGCGCTCGATGAGCCCTCCAGCGCCCTCGACGCCGACACCGAGGAGCGGCTGTGGCGGTCGCTGCGCACGCGGGCGGATGCCGGCGCGACCGTCCTGCTCGTCTCGCACCGCCGCTCGGCCAGGGACATCGCCGACCGGATCGTGGCGCTGGGGGTGAGCGCATGA
- a CDS encoding cytochrome ubiquinol oxidase subunit I: MEWLDPLALARWQFGLTTVYHYLFVPLTIGMALVAAIFQTAWVRTGKVQYLHLTRFFGKIFLINFAMGVVTGIVQEFQFGMNWSDYSRFVGDVFGAPLAFEGLLAFFFEATFIGLWIFGWDKLPQKIHLATIWCVSIGSILSAYFIIAANAFMQNPVGYTYNEVTNRAELTDFWALLTNPVALAAFPHTIFGALMFAAGVVISVSAWHLARGQHFDTMRISLKFGLWAMIFSTAGVVLTGDQLGLAMYAAQPMKMAAAEATFNTVCGADASFSIFTLGTPDGSSELFSIRVPYLLSLLSTHTLDACVHGINDLNAEYAQTYASTGLTDFAPVLWITYWSFRWMIGLGMAAALVAVAGLWVTRKKATKPVAPWMWKVAIWSFPLALAANIMGWVFTEMGRQPWIVFGLMSTRDGVSPGVSGLEVLISLIAFTAIYAALAVVEVRLIVKAAQKGPDTDEQPHEETAQLPSVVY, from the coding sequence ATGGAATGGCTTGATCCGCTCGCCCTGGCCCGATGGCAGTTCGGCCTGACGACCGTCTACCACTACCTCTTCGTCCCGCTGACGATCGGCATGGCGCTCGTCGCCGCGATCTTCCAGACGGCGTGGGTGCGTACCGGCAAGGTGCAGTACCTTCACCTCACCCGCTTCTTCGGCAAGATCTTCCTCATCAACTTCGCGATGGGCGTCGTCACCGGCATCGTGCAGGAGTTCCAGTTCGGCATGAACTGGTCGGACTACTCCCGCTTCGTCGGCGACGTCTTCGGCGCCCCGCTCGCCTTCGAGGGCCTGCTGGCGTTCTTCTTCGAGGCGACCTTCATCGGCCTCTGGATCTTCGGCTGGGACAAGCTCCCGCAGAAGATCCACCTGGCCACCATCTGGTGCGTCTCGATCGGCAGCATCCTGTCGGCGTACTTCATCATCGCCGCCAACGCGTTCATGCAGAACCCGGTCGGCTACACCTACAACGAGGTGACCAACCGCGCCGAGCTCACCGACTTCTGGGCGCTGCTGACCAACCCCGTCGCCCTCGCCGCGTTCCCGCACACCATCTTCGGCGCGCTCATGTTCGCCGCCGGTGTCGTCATCTCGGTGTCCGCCTGGCACCTGGCGCGCGGGCAGCACTTCGACACGATGCGCATCTCGCTGAAGTTCGGCCTCTGGGCGATGATCTTCTCCACCGCGGGCGTCGTGCTCACCGGCGACCAGCTGGGCCTCGCGATGTACGCCGCGCAGCCGATGAAGATGGCCGCCGCCGAGGCGACGTTCAACACCGTCTGCGGCGCCGACGCCTCCTTCAGCATCTTCACGCTGGGCACGCCGGACGGCAGCTCGGAGCTGTTCTCGATCCGGGTGCCGTACCTGCTGTCGCTGCTGTCGACCCACACGCTCGACGCCTGTGTGCACGGCATCAACGACCTGAACGCCGAGTACGCCCAGACCTATGCGAGCACCGGTCTCACCGACTTCGCCCCCGTCCTGTGGATCACCTACTGGTCGTTCCGCTGGATGATCGGCCTCGGTATGGCCGCCGCCCTCGTCGCCGTCGCCGGCCTCTGGGTCACCCGCAAGAAGGCCACCAAGCCGGTCGCGCCGTGGATGTGGAAGGTCGCGATCTGGTCGTTCCCGCTCGCGCTCGCCGCCAACATCATGGGCTGGGTGTTCACCGAGATGGGTCGACAGCCCTGGATCGTGTTCGGTCTGATGTCCACCCGCGACGGCGTCTCGCCCGGCGTGAGCGGACTCGAGGTTCTGATCTCGCTGATCGCCTTCACCGCGATCTACGCCGCGCTGGCCGTGGTCGAGGTCCGGCTGATCGTCAAGGCCGCCCAGAAGGGGCCGGACACCGACGAACAGCCCCATGAGGAGACGGCTCAGCTGCCGTCGGTCGTGTACTGA
- a CDS encoding helix-turn-helix transcriptional regulator: protein MSNGGSVCGPISSYSRVRILHLLFEAGHSGASGELAIGDLCEATGLHPNTVREHLQRLIEGGYVIPTVEHRTTRGRPRTLYRAATGAPDASSPVARNKAKAAARRGDLLRSVLPGTGTTLGKDATYQLDALVEHLEESGFEPVVDDRGLTVDLSPCPHAAGRPEDRPMLCQVHLGLMQGILAEAGGPLEAECVREAALPSECTVQLRDTAAQASNRTGVAHGMA, encoded by the coding sequence ATGTCCAACGGCGGGTCCGTCTGCGGGCCGATCTCCAGCTACTCCCGGGTGCGCATCCTGCACCTCCTCTTCGAGGCCGGGCACTCCGGTGCCTCCGGAGAACTCGCGATCGGCGATCTGTGCGAGGCCACCGGCCTCCACCCGAACACCGTGCGGGAGCACCTGCAGCGGCTCATCGAGGGCGGCTACGTCATCCCGACCGTTGAGCACCGCACCACCCGGGGGCGCCCGCGCACGCTGTACCGCGCGGCCACGGGGGCCCCGGACGCCTCCAGCCCGGTCGCACGGAACAAGGCCAAGGCCGCCGCCCGTCGCGGCGACCTCCTCCGCAGCGTCCTGCCCGGCACCGGGACCACCCTGGGGAAGGACGCCACCTACCAGCTCGACGCGCTCGTCGAGCACCTGGAGGAGAGCGGCTTCGAGCCGGTCGTGGACGATCGCGGTCTGACCGTCGATCTGAGTCCGTGCCCGCACGCGGCCGGCCGGCCGGAGGACCGCCCGATGCTGTGCCAGGTGCACCTCGGGCTGATGCAGGGCATCCTTGCAGAAGCGGGGGGTCCGCTCGAAGCCGAGTGCGTGCGCGAGGCCGCGCTGCCCTCCGAATGCACCGTGCAGCTGCGCGACACCGCCGCGCAGGCGTCGAACAGAACGGGAGTCGCTCATGGAATGGCTTGA
- the radA gene encoding DNA repair protein RadA, whose product MATRKPAPPAYVCTECGWTTAKWVGRCGECQQWGTVQEQAAQTGILRRVNALAPTADRAARPITQITTQDAPRRTSGVGEFDRVLGGGIVPGAAILLSGEPGVGKSTLLLEVAAQAARSGRRVLYASAEESPAQVRLRAERTGALHDELYLASETDLATILGHIDEVQPQLVIVDSVQTVSSSLTDGAAGQPSQVREVAATLIRVAKERDLPIVIVGHVTKDGQVAGPRVLEHLVDVVCHFEGDRQTSLRFIRALKNRFGPTDEVGCFEMTGDGIAEVPDPSGLFLSQGASEPGTCVAISLEGRRALPVEVQALTVPSNAPNPRRIVHGLDSSRVAMVLAILERRAGVPTGSLDVYVSTVGGVRFTEPAADLAIAIAVAGSIQMISVPRTVAAVGELSLAGEVRPVTQAAQRRSEAARLGYEQVVDDRSKTLRAALGDIRARNNTRRPDRDIPPF is encoded by the coding sequence ATGGCCACCCGGAAACCCGCTCCCCCCGCGTACGTCTGCACCGAGTGCGGGTGGACGACGGCGAAGTGGGTCGGTCGCTGCGGGGAGTGCCAGCAGTGGGGCACGGTCCAGGAGCAGGCCGCGCAGACCGGCATCCTCCGTCGCGTGAACGCGCTCGCTCCGACCGCCGACCGCGCGGCGCGACCGATCACGCAGATCACGACGCAGGATGCGCCGCGACGCACGAGCGGCGTCGGCGAGTTCGACCGGGTGCTCGGCGGCGGCATCGTGCCGGGTGCCGCGATCCTCCTCAGCGGAGAACCGGGCGTGGGCAAGTCGACCCTGCTGCTCGAAGTCGCCGCGCAGGCCGCGCGGAGCGGGCGTCGGGTGCTCTACGCGAGCGCCGAGGAGTCGCCGGCCCAGGTGCGCCTGCGGGCGGAGCGGACGGGCGCTCTGCACGATGAGCTCTACCTCGCGAGCGAGACCGACCTCGCCACCATCCTCGGCCACATCGACGAGGTGCAGCCGCAGCTCGTCATCGTCGACTCCGTGCAGACCGTGTCGTCGTCCCTCACCGACGGCGCTGCCGGTCAGCCCAGCCAGGTGCGGGAGGTCGCCGCGACCCTGATCCGGGTGGCGAAGGAGCGCGATCTGCCGATCGTCATCGTCGGGCACGTGACGAAAGACGGCCAGGTGGCGGGGCCTCGGGTGCTGGAGCACCTCGTCGACGTCGTGTGCCACTTCGAGGGCGACCGGCAGACCTCGCTGCGCTTCATCCGCGCGCTGAAGAACCGCTTCGGCCCCACCGACGAGGTCGGCTGCTTCGAGATGACCGGAGACGGCATCGCCGAGGTGCCCGACCCCTCCGGCCTGTTCCTGTCGCAGGGCGCCTCCGAGCCGGGGACCTGCGTGGCCATCTCCCTCGAGGGTCGTCGCGCCCTCCCCGTCGAGGTGCAGGCGCTCACCGTGCCGAGCAACGCCCCGAACCCCCGGCGCATCGTGCACGGCCTCGACTCCTCGCGGGTGGCCATGGTGCTGGCGATCCTCGAACGCCGGGCGGGGGTACCCACCGGCAGCCTCGACGTCTACGTGTCCACGGTCGGCGGGGTGCGCTTCACGGAGCCCGCCGCCGATCTGGCCATCGCGATCGCCGTCGCCGGGTCCATCCAGATGATCTCGGTTCCGCGCACGGTCGCCGCCGTCGGCGAGCTCAGCCTCGCGGGCGAGGTGCGGCCGGTGACGCAGGCCGCGCAGCGGCGGTCCGAGGCCGCCCGACTCGGCTACGAGCAGGTGGTCGACGACCGCTCGAAGACACTGCGCGCGGCGCTGGGCGACATCAGGGCACGCAACAACACCCGTCGGCCCGACCGCGACATCCCGCCGTTCTGA
- the cydC gene encoding thiol reductant ABC exporter subunit CydC encodes MNETTRSDRVREVLRLAQPTFRRFLPGLIWGVLSAAAAVSLLAVSGWLIVSASIVDSLVPLSIAVVGVRFFAVTRAVTRYLERLSGHDAALRQLATTRSEMVRRLIPLSPAGLGATDRGQVLAALVDDVENLQNLPLRVVQPLAVSGVVAVGAVGFLAFVSPPAALTLAVCLLVAALAAVGLGWIFGSRAEAAVSARRAEVSAALVDYFGSLDVLLAFGAEAQARERIRVADAALRRVVGRASLAQAVAAGVVSLMAGAASVWALAVAAPGLATGAIDAPWLAVAVLVPMVVFEVFGAVPIAAASWRSVRASAERIVDVLPERMPPELRTDAGEDVEVDGVPALTLRGATAHWPGGAPALTGVDLDLAPGERVLVSGASGAGKSSLAAALVGFLRVDGEYRVGDLEAASLSGPSLRRVVGLCEQQPQLFDEDVRQNLLFARDTATDEELLAVLDRVGLAAWVRERGGLDARVGDRGALVSGGQAQRIALARALLRGFPVLVLDEPTAGVDPEASDALLRDLLQATGEQSVLLISHVAPPAGTVDRVVRIEGGRTV; translated from the coding sequence ATGAATGAGACGACCCGCAGCGACCGGGTCCGGGAGGTGCTCCGGCTCGCACAGCCGACGTTCCGCCGCTTCCTCCCCGGGCTGATCTGGGGCGTGCTGTCGGCCGCCGCCGCCGTGAGCCTGCTCGCGGTGAGCGGCTGGCTGATCGTGAGCGCGTCGATCGTCGACTCCCTCGTGCCGCTGTCCATCGCGGTCGTCGGAGTGCGGTTCTTCGCCGTGACCCGAGCCGTCACGCGGTACCTCGAGCGGCTGAGCGGTCACGACGCCGCGCTGCGGCAGCTCGCGACGACCCGGTCCGAGATGGTGCGCCGCCTCATCCCGCTCTCGCCGGCGGGGCTCGGCGCGACGGACCGGGGCCAGGTGCTCGCGGCCCTCGTCGATGACGTGGAGAATCTGCAGAACCTCCCGCTCCGGGTCGTGCAGCCGCTCGCCGTCTCGGGCGTCGTCGCCGTGGGGGCCGTCGGCTTCCTCGCCTTCGTCTCGCCGCCCGCCGCGCTCACCCTCGCCGTCTGCCTCCTCGTCGCCGCGCTCGCCGCCGTCGGGCTGGGCTGGATCTTCGGCTCCCGTGCGGAGGCCGCGGTGTCGGCGCGTCGGGCCGAGGTGTCCGCGGCCCTCGTCGACTACTTCGGCAGCCTCGACGTGCTGCTCGCGTTCGGAGCGGAGGCGCAGGCCCGAGAGCGGATCCGCGTCGCGGATGCCGCCCTGCGTCGGGTCGTCGGTCGGGCGTCGTTGGCGCAGGCCGTCGCCGCCGGCGTCGTCTCGCTGATGGCCGGCGCCGCCTCGGTGTGGGCGCTGGCGGTGGCAGCCCCAGGCCTCGCCACCGGGGCCATCGACGCCCCGTGGCTCGCGGTGGCGGTGCTCGTGCCGATGGTCGTGTTCGAGGTGTTCGGCGCCGTGCCCATCGCGGCGGCCTCGTGGCGGAGCGTCCGCGCGAGCGCGGAGCGCATCGTGGACGTGCTGCCCGAACGGATGCCGCCGGAGCTGCGGACCGACGCGGGGGAGGATGTCGAGGTCGACGGCGTCCCCGCGCTCACGCTGCGGGGAGCCACGGCGCACTGGCCCGGAGGAGCGCCGGCGCTGACCGGCGTCGACCTCGACCTCGCGCCCGGCGAGCGGGTGCTCGTCTCCGGGGCGAGCGGGGCGGGCAAGAGCTCGCTGGCGGCCGCGCTCGTGGGCTTCCTCCGTGTGGACGGCGAGTACCGGGTCGGCGATCTCGAGGCGGCGTCGCTGTCCGGGCCGTCCCTGCGCCGCGTCGTCGGTCTGTGCGAGCAGCAGCCGCAGCTCTTCGACGAGGACGTGCGGCAGAACCTCCTCTTCGCCAGGGACACGGCCACCGACGAGGAGCTCCTCGCCGTGCTCGACCGCGTGGGACTCGCGGCGTGGGTGCGCGAGCGCGGGGGGCTCGATGCGCGGGTGGGTGACCGCGGTGCGCTGGTGTCCGGCGGTCAGGCGCAGCGGATCGCCCTGGCTCGCGCGCTGCTCCGCGGCTTCCCGGTGCTCGTGCTGGACGAGCCGACGGCGGGCGTCGACCCCGAGGCCTCGGACGCTCTGCTGCGCGACCTGCTGCAGGCGACGGGGGAGCAGTCGGTGCTGCTCATCTCGCACGTGGCGCCGCCCGCGGGGACGGTCGACCGGGTCGTGCGGATCGAGGGCGGCCGGACGGTCTGA